The DNA segment CTTGGATTTTTAGGGGCTGCAATGGGTATTGGATTTAGTTTGATGGTTCTTGTTATTCCTGATATTTCACAAGCTTTAGAAGAGGAATCATTTTTCTTCTATATGTTAACGATTGGTTCGCTTGTGCTTTCAGGTGTGGGACTTGCGGGATCATTTATTGTTTCACATAAACCGCGTCTTGGTGGAGCAATGATGGTTGCAGCTGCAATTGGTTGTACTATGTCGATTTCTATCATGTTTTTACTGCCAATCGTTTTACTAGCTGTTGGCGGATTAATTGCACTAATCAATTATGAAGAAGCTGCTTCAGTAGAAGAATAAAATTACTGTCTAGTGTAGTGATTACCAAAGTCTGATTTTTGGTCACTTCATTGGACAGTATTTTTTTGTTGAATAAAAGGTTATTAATCATTAAAAATTGATAAATAAGTCACAAGTCGGATACATGGATGACGAACTTGTGGTAAAATGAACTTTGACTTTTAAAAAAAGAAGAGGAAGTGAGTGCCTGGTGGATTTTATTACCTACATCATTGATTTTATTTTGCACATTGACCAACATTTAGTGGAGATTATAAATAATTTTGGAATTTGGACATACATCATTTTGTTTTTGATTGTTTTTATAGAAACTGGATTGGTAGTATTTCCGTTTTT comes from the Listeria welshimeri serovar 6b str. SLCC5334 genome and includes:
- a CDS encoding DUF4064 domain-containing protein codes for the protein MKVEGLLGFLGAAMGIGFSLMVLVIPDISQALEEESFFFYMLTIGSLVLSGVGLAGSFIVSHKPRLGGAMMVAAAIGCTMSISIMFLLPIVLLAVGGLIALINYEEAASVEE